A genomic window from Sulfurospirillum oryzae includes:
- a CDS encoding Fic family protein translates to MADEYIPAPLPLSIELETKEILKKVISANRALAELKGVANSIPNQHILINALSLQEAKDSSEIENIITTHDELYRASVSSAAISQQAKEVQRYREALYTGFSLIGEHRLLLKKHIIEIQKVLEGNDAGMRYQSGTVLKNEQSGEVVFMPPQNPQTIHELMDNLEQYINTPKLDELDALIKMAIVHYQFEAIHPFYDGNGRTGRIVNILFLMLSGLLDIPILYLSSYIIKNKSEYYRLLRAVSSEGAWQEWVLYMLEGVEQTAQKSIVLINAINATMQESKEVILKALPKLYSKELLELLFKHPYTKINFLVEELGITRKTAASYLKALEEIGILASEKKGREVYFINKRLFELLKNSHS, encoded by the coding sequence ATGGCTGATGAGTACATTCCCGCACCGCTTCCACTTTCCATCGAGCTAGAGACAAAAGAGATTCTTAAAAAAGTCATCAGCGCCAATCGTGCCTTGGCTGAACTCAAAGGCGTGGCGAACTCCATCCCCAATCAGCACATCTTGATCAATGCCCTCTCTTTGCAAGAAGCCAAAGACTCTTCGGAGATTGAAAACATCATCACAACGCACGATGAATTGTACCGTGCGAGTGTGAGCAGTGCCGCTATCTCTCAACAAGCCAAAGAGGTGCAACGCTACCGTGAAGCACTTTATACGGGGTTTTCGTTGATCGGGGAGCATCGTTTATTGCTCAAAAAACATATCATCGAGATTCAAAAAGTGTTAGAGGGCAACGATGCGGGTATGCGTTATCAAAGCGGAACGGTTCTTAAAAATGAACAGAGCGGCGAAGTCGTTTTTATGCCACCGCAAAATCCACAAACCATCCATGAGCTGATGGATAATTTGGAACAGTACATCAACACGCCCAAGCTCGATGAGCTTGATGCGCTCATCAAAATGGCGATTGTGCATTATCAGTTTGAAGCGATTCACCCTTTTTACGATGGCAACGGCAGAACGGGGCGCATCGTCAATATCCTTTTCCTGATGCTCAGTGGGCTTTTAGACATACCCATTTTGTATCTTAGCTCCTACATCATCAAAAACAAGTCAGAGTATTACCGTCTTTTAAGAGCTGTGAGTAGCGAGGGAGCATGGCAAGAGTGGGTGCTTTATATGCTTGAGGGCGTAGAACAAACAGCGCAAAAGAGCATCGTGCTTATCAATGCCATCAATGCAACCATGCAAGAGAGCAAAGAGGTCATTTTAAAAGCCTTGCCAAAACTCTACTCCAAAGAGTTGTTGGAGTTGCTTTTCAAACATCCCTACACCAAAATCAACTTTTTAGTCGAAGAGCTTGGCATCACACGCAAAACTGCCGCAAGCTACCTCAAAGCGTTGGAAGAGATAGGCATATTGGCGAGTGAAAAAAAAGGCAGAGAAGTCTATTTTATCAATAAGCGTTTATTTGAACTGCTTAAAAACAGCCATAGTTAA
- a CDS encoding nucleoside 2-deoxyribosyltransferase has translation MECPICKNTHEQTKVYSNLSGRDAYNVDCYYCLSYEVSGSLFHSLKYFDFPHTASSWIREENSQGSIPTFMSDEIEKLRTMPDLKISQKYERFIKYICAHDGEHYSNASQRLMVICWCKDNLELDTLFRKAEANKHLFIERDKDGQYFPPLSTYDAREFVENLGYKTNSNKIFMAFHFTSEMNKQFEATVKRAVLDASNGKLEAVRVSSSTTEHDTKIDDELISMIKASKAVIADFTGQRNAVYYEAGYAMGMGIPVIWTCRASDVGKLSFDTRQYPHIVWENEEDLYTQVSNRIKAKIL, from the coding sequence ATGGAATGTCCTATTTGTAAAAATACACACGAACAGACTAAGGTTTACAGTAACTTAAGTGGTCGTGACGCTTACAATGTTGATTGCTATTACTGTTTGTCTTATGAAGTGAGTGGTTCACTATTTCATTCGTTAAAATACTTTGATTTTCCACACACTGCTTCAAGTTGGATAAGAGAAGAAAATTCACAAGGCTCAATTCCAACTTTTATGTCTGATGAGATAGAAAAACTTCGTACAATGCCTGATTTGAAAATATCTCAAAAATACGAAAGATTTATTAAGTATATTTGTGCACATGATGGTGAGCATTATTCCAATGCATCTCAAAGATTAATGGTGATTTGTTGGTGTAAAGATAATCTTGAGTTAGATACTTTATTTCGTAAAGCAGAAGCTAATAAACATCTTTTCATAGAACGAGATAAAGACGGACAGTATTTTCCACCTTTAAGTACATATGATGCTAGAGAATTTGTTGAAAATCTTGGATATAAGACAAACTCAAACAAAATCTTTATGGCTTTTCATTTTACAAGTGAGATGAATAAACAGTTTGAAGCTACAGTCAAAAGAGCTGTATTAGATGCTTCAAATGGAAAACTGGAAGCTGTGAGAGTCAGCTCAAGCACTACTGAACATGACACAAAGATTGATGATGAATTAATCTCTATGATCAAAGCATCTAAAGCAGTAATAGCAGATTTTACAGGACAACGTAATGCTGTATACTATGAAGCAGGTTATGCCATGGGGATGGGTATTCCTGTGATATGGACTTGTAGAGCTTCTGATGTTGGTAAATTAAGTTTTGACACTAGACAGTATCCTCATATTGTTTGGGAAAATGAAGAAGACCTGTACACGCAAGTTAGTAATAGGATAAAAGCTAAAATTCTATGA
- a CDS encoding helix-turn-helix transcriptional regulator: MPKQTLPQRLRAKQVAAENSIGLSTVWRYAKLGKLTPIRVTDGVTVFDRDEVNALFGCKTSSGEPR, from the coding sequence ATGCCAAAACAAACACTACCACAACGACTTAGAGCCAAACAAGTAGCAGCAGAAAATTCAATAGGTCTTAGTACCGTTTGGCGATACGCAAAACTTGGAAAGCTTACCCCAATCCGTGTAACCGATGGCGTGACTGTCTTTGATCGCGATGAGGTAAACGCTCTCTTTGGTTGTAAAACCTCATCAGGTGAACCAAGATGA
- a CDS encoding DNA polymerase Y family protein has translation MIIHLDLDCFFVSAERTRTPFLKGKPVVVCKSGDTQIFSIKDTQSLITESVGGFNGLIQHKKEFNGFDKNAWKNEFLDEKGRVHGIVIAKSYEAKKYGIKTGTSLRDALAMCPKLLIVPSDHLFYQLLSTQLKAFLQTKIPILEQYSIDEFWGDLKGWVKEEETHAFMASIQKEILEKFDLPISIGASSSKWIAKLATDFRKPYGLTLVPKNEIASFVASMPIESFPGIGRVLQKKFASYGIETLGEVLEHHKLVSGWGTIGKDLIARISGVDNEPVVTKRDRRSIGISRNFHVINNRDEVLRRAIILSRHLSYTIAKLDLHPTTYYFYLRYENGVSSKSSQTLDRSFSESVYREWVIQMFATLDTHSHYGILHLGLALSNFVTPTQTKTFSLLHVEADEKSKRLSEKLTKLRDKYGIDIIRSGVEKQENSVN, from the coding sequence GTGATTATTCATCTGGATTTGGACTGTTTTTTTGTCTCTGCTGAACGTACACGAACCCCTTTTTTGAAAGGGAAGCCCGTTGTTGTGTGCAAAAGCGGCGACACTCAAATCTTTAGCATCAAAGATACACAGAGTCTCATCACCGAGTCGGTGGGTGGTTTCAATGGGCTGATCCAACACAAAAAAGAGTTCAACGGGTTTGATAAAAACGCATGGAAAAATGAGTTTCTGGATGAAAAAGGCAGGGTGCATGGCATCGTCATTGCTAAAAGTTACGAAGCTAAAAAGTACGGCATCAAAACAGGCACTTCGCTTCGTGATGCGTTGGCGATGTGTCCCAAACTGCTTATTGTGCCTAGTGATCATCTTTTTTACCAACTGCTTTCCACCCAGCTCAAAGCCTTTTTACAGACCAAAATTCCCATCTTGGAGCAGTACAGTATTGATGAGTTTTGGGGTGACTTGAAGGGCTGGGTGAAGGAGGAGGAGACACATGCTTTTATGGCTTCTATTCAAAAAGAGATTTTGGAGAAATTTGATCTGCCCATCTCCATTGGGGCTTCAAGTTCCAAATGGATCGCAAAGCTTGCGACAGATTTTCGCAAACCCTATGGACTAACACTCGTTCCTAAAAATGAGATTGCCTCTTTTGTTGCTTCCATGCCCATTGAGAGTTTTCCAGGCATCGGGCGCGTGCTTCAGAAAAAATTTGCCAGTTATGGCATCGAAACGTTAGGGGAAGTGCTAGAGCATCATAAGTTGGTATCCGGTTGGGGAACTATCGGCAAAGACCTGATCGCACGCATCAGTGGGGTTGACAACGAGCCTGTGGTCACCAAACGAGATCGTCGTTCCATCGGCATTTCACGTAATTTTCATGTCATAAACAACCGTGATGAGGTGTTGCGCCGCGCTATCATTCTCTCTCGTCATCTCTCCTACACCATTGCTAAACTGGATCTGCACCCTACGACCTACTATTTTTATCTGCGATACGAAAATGGTGTTTCATCTAAAAGCTCCCAAACGCTTGATCGCTCTTTTAGTGAGAGTGTCTACCGTGAGTGGGTTATTCAGATGTTTGCAACGCTCGATACCCATTCACATTATGGCATTTTACATCTAGGTTTAGCACTCTCCAACTTTGTCACACCCACACAAACCAAGACGTTTTCACTTTTACATGTAGAAGCTGATGAGAAGTCAAAACGGTTGTCAGAAAAACTAACCAAACTTCGCGATAAGTACGGCATAGACATTATACGAAGTGGCGTCGAGAAGCAAGAAAATAGTGTCAATTAA
- a CDS encoding site-specific integrase: protein MRSFIYSDEEKVTLIRAALKGILKDKPIQPLVTLRDLSDKYSNDKVITNTWADKTLKAYTFVFSVFSMIVNVDRQAKAITRDDLQHFKATLVRLPVMKPNYLSMSIKSILALNQPPLNTSTAQKYLSYIVSFFKWLELEGYVDKSVATGLSIKDDENSPSSRVPYSMDDLKQLFHHSYIYTTGLTKALSEAPERVYMPLVAMYQGMRINEIAQLYTEDIRLIDGVYCIDINKNTTDKKLKNKSSARVIPVHRKLIELGFIDYVKSQRQLNCKRLWEHLELGLEGYATNYRKWYGEFNRKYVTKDPDKTFHSFRHLLTHTMKQISLRGDIDHYVIKYLLGHSVANDITMSVLYTWVQHEATLRGSQQA, encoded by the coding sequence TTGAGAAGTTTTATCTATTCAGATGAAGAAAAAGTTACACTCATTAGAGCCGCACTTAAAGGGATACTCAAAGACAAACCTATACAGCCTCTAGTGACTCTTAGAGACCTCTCTGATAAATACTCCAACGATAAAGTCATCACCAACACATGGGCTGACAAGACCCTCAAGGCTTATACATTCGTGTTTAGTGTCTTTTCAATGATCGTAAATGTTGATCGACAGGCTAAAGCCATCACTAGAGATGACCTACAGCACTTCAAAGCTACGCTCGTGCGTTTACCTGTGATGAAGCCTAACTACCTAAGCATGAGTATAAAAAGTATACTAGCTCTAAATCAACCACCACTCAATACCTCAACAGCTCAAAAGTACCTCAGCTATATTGTCTCATTCTTTAAGTGGCTTGAGCTTGAGGGCTACGTTGATAAGTCTGTAGCCACAGGTCTGAGCATCAAAGATGATGAGAATAGTCCATCTAGCAGAGTACCCTACTCTATGGATGACTTAAAGCAACTCTTTCACCATTCTTACATCTACACCACAGGGCTCACTAAAGCCCTCTCAGAGGCTCCTGAGCGTGTCTATATGCCTCTTGTTGCTATGTACCAAGGTATGAGAATAAATGAGATTGCACAACTTTACACAGAAGACATAAGACTCATTGATGGTGTCTATTGTATTGATATTAACAAGAACACTACAGATAAGAAACTCAAGAATAAATCCTCAGCTAGGGTCATCCCTGTGCATCGTAAGCTCATTGAATTAGGCTTCATTGATTATGTTAAGAGTCAAAGGCAACTCAACTGTAAGAGGCTATGGGAACACTTAGAGCTAGGCTTGGAGGGCTATGCTACAAACTACCGCAAGTGGTACGGTGAGTTTAATCGTAAGTATGTCACTAAAGACCCTGACAAAACCTTTCACAGCTTTAGACATCTCCTCACCCACACAATGAAGCAAATATCACTAAGAGGCGACATAGATCACTACGTTATTAAATACCTACTGGGACACTCTGTAGCCAACGACATCACAATGAGTGTCTTATACACATGGGTACAACATGAAGCAACTCTCAGAGGTTCTCAACAAGCTTGA